In Dietzia sp. ANT_WB102, a genomic segment contains:
- a CDS encoding DNA polymerase IV: MGDGQDRWVLHVDMDAFFASCEQLTRPTLRGRPVLVGGTGGRGVVAGCSYEARAYGARSAMPSHQARRLVGPSAVFLPPRMPVYRALSRRVFEVFAEHAPVVEQVSVDEAFLEPPELRGADAERTRRWAQELRAAIREATGLPASVGAGAGKQYAKIASELAKPDGIAVVARRDHAEVLDPLPVRSLWGVGPVAGERLSQFGIATIGDLAAMDDDDVVQALGRTVGPAIARIARGYDDRPVHERAEAKQISAESTFAADLTTAGQVAGAVRRSAEAAHRRLLTDGRAARTVTVKVKRTDFTSITRSYTLPEGTTSLETIIAVARSLAPDPVDFGAIRLLGVGVSGLTEFHQDALFEQEFVPEGRSGPGDDDEDLPDIVGVGTTVTTDDRDPAASDAEAVDQHAPEAVPAIGAWRAGEMTRFRTGSDVWHPEFGHGWVQGSGHGRVSVRFETAATGPGRMRTFSEGDPDLEPADPLDSLGW; this comes from the coding sequence ATGGGTGACGGGCAGGACCGGTGGGTTCTGCACGTGGACATGGACGCGTTCTTCGCGTCCTGTGAACAGCTGACCCGGCCGACCCTGCGGGGTCGGCCGGTGCTCGTCGGCGGCACGGGCGGCCGCGGTGTGGTCGCGGGCTGCTCGTACGAGGCGCGGGCGTACGGCGCCCGGTCGGCGATGCCATCGCACCAGGCGCGCAGGCTGGTGGGGCCCTCGGCGGTGTTCCTGCCGCCCCGGATGCCGGTGTATCGCGCTCTGAGCCGCCGGGTTTTCGAGGTGTTCGCCGAGCACGCGCCGGTGGTCGAGCAGGTGTCGGTGGACGAGGCGTTCCTCGAGCCGCCGGAGCTGCGCGGTGCGGACGCGGAGCGCACCCGTCGGTGGGCGCAGGAGTTACGTGCTGCGATCCGCGAGGCCACGGGGTTGCCGGCTTCGGTGGGCGCGGGGGCGGGGAAGCAGTACGCGAAGATTGCCTCCGAGTTGGCCAAGCCGGACGGGATCGCGGTGGTCGCCCGCCGCGACCATGCAGAGGTCCTGGACCCGCTGCCGGTGCGGAGCCTGTGGGGGGTGGGCCCTGTGGCGGGGGAGCGGCTGTCGCAATTCGGTATCGCCACGATCGGGGACCTGGCCGCAATGGACGACGACGACGTGGTCCAGGCTCTCGGGCGGACCGTGGGGCCGGCGATCGCCCGGATCGCGCGAGGCTACGACGACCGACCGGTCCACGAGCGGGCCGAGGCCAAGCAGATCAGCGCGGAGAGCACCTTCGCGGCCGACCTCACTACAGCTGGTCAGGTCGCGGGCGCCGTCCGGCGGTCGGCGGAGGCAGCGCATCGACGGCTGCTCACCGACGGCCGGGCCGCCCGCACCGTGACGGTCAAAGTCAAGCGCACCGACTTCACCTCGATCACCCGCTCGTACACCCTGCCGGAGGGCACCACGTCGCTGGAGACGATTATCGCGGTGGCTCGTTCGCTCGCTCCGGATCCGGTCGACTTCGGCGCGATCAGGTTGCTCGGCGTGGGGGTGTCGGGGCTGACGGAGTTCCACCAAGACGCCCTGTTCGAGCAGGAATTCGTGCCCGAGGGGCGGTCCGGCCCGGGTGACGACGACGAGGACCTGCCCGACATCGTCGGCGTGGGTACCACCGTGACCACCGACGACCGGGATCCCGCGGCCTCGGACGCCGAGGCAGTGGACCAGCATGCTCCCGAGGCGGTTCCGGCGATCGGCGCGTGGCGGGCAGGCGAGATGACGCGTTTTCGGACGGGGTCGGACGTGTGGCATCCCGAGTTCGGTCACGGCTGGGTTCAGGGATCCGGCCATGGTCGGGTGTCGGTGCGATTCGAGACGGCGGCGACGGGTCCGGGGCGGATGCGCACGTTCTCGGAGGGCGACCCGGACCTCGAACCGGCGGACCCCCTCGACTCACTGGGCTGGTAG
- a CDS encoding asparaginase encodes MTTAETSTDTPHIVICTTGGTITASTTPEGAVVAGDSDPATQAMLDELRAVLPEQIRVSARAVIDADSSTFGPAEWDLLVDAVADVLSDPGVSGVVVTHGTDTLEETAMALDLHHDDPRPVAITGAQRPADHPEADGPANLLDAVLLAADPVSRDLGVLVVLGRAILQARGVRKWHTTDPVAFARNSPEHPVEDLPPELERPTLPGRARFADTRVDVIACPPGADAVAVRASVDAGSRGLILEGSGSGNLPPLVADAVAQLADDRPDIVMVVSSRVPRGEATPAYGGRGGGAELANRGVLSSGYLRSGQARVLLAALLSVADQAPADDAAAAVATEIRRSWPKYHLYS; translated from the coding sequence GTGACCACCGCCGAGACCAGCACCGATACCCCTCACATCGTGATCTGCACCACCGGGGGCACGATCACCGCCTCCACGACGCCCGAGGGGGCGGTCGTGGCTGGCGACTCCGACCCCGCGACGCAGGCGATGCTCGACGAACTCCGAGCAGTGCTGCCGGAGCAGATCCGCGTGAGCGCGCGAGCCGTGATCGACGCCGACTCCTCCACGTTCGGCCCTGCCGAGTGGGATCTGTTGGTCGACGCGGTGGCCGACGTGCTGTCCGATCCGGGAGTCTCCGGAGTGGTGGTGACCCACGGGACCGACACTCTCGAGGAGACCGCGATGGCCCTCGACCTGCACCACGACGATCCGAGGCCCGTGGCCATCACCGGGGCGCAGCGCCCCGCCGACCATCCCGAGGCAGACGGTCCCGCCAACCTGCTGGACGCCGTCCTGCTGGCGGCCGACCCCGTCTCCCGCGACCTCGGAGTGCTGGTGGTCCTGGGCCGGGCGATCCTGCAGGCCCGCGGCGTGCGCAAGTGGCACACGACCGATCCCGTCGCGTTCGCCCGCAACTCGCCCGAGCACCCCGTAGAAGACCTGCCGCCCGAGCTCGAGCGGCCCACCCTGCCCGGCCGGGCCCGGTTCGCCGACACCCGGGTCGACGTGATCGCCTGCCCACCCGGCGCCGACGCGGTCGCCGTGCGTGCCAGTGTCGACGCCGGTTCGCGCGGTCTGATCCTGGAGGGGTCGGGGTCCGGCAACCTGCCACCCCTCGTCGCCGACGCGGTCGCCCAATTGGCGGACGACCGGCCGGACATCGTCATGGTGGTCTCCAGCCGGGTACCGCGGGGCGAGGCGACCCCGGCCTACGGCGGTCGGGGTGGCGGCGCCGAACTCGCGAACCGAGGCGTGCTGAGCAGCGGATACCTGCGATCGGGGCAGGCCCGGGTCCTGCTCGCCGCGCTCCTGTCCGTCGCCGATCAGGCGCCTGCAGACGATGCGGCGGCCGCTGTTGCGACGGAAATCCGCCGTTCGTGGCCGAAGTACCACCTCTACAGCTGA